A portion of the Magnolia sinica isolate HGM2019 chromosome 17, MsV1, whole genome shotgun sequence genome contains these proteins:
- the LOC131231563 gene encoding uncharacterized protein LOC131231563 isoform X4 — MVIQAIFLLDTLDQDINSFSLRVREWFSWHFPELAKIVNDNYLYAKVAKSVENKSELTEDKLPGLEDILGEVVGARLISHAVSLTNLAKCPASTLQTLGAEKALFRGSYFQVNEQ; from the exons ATGGTTATTCAGGCCATTTTCCTTCTTGATACTCTTGACCAAGATATTAATTCCTTCTCCTTGAGAGTCAG AGAATGGTTCTCTTGGCACTTCCCTGAACTAGCGAAGATTGTCAATGATAACTATCTCTATGCCAAAGTTGCTAAATCTGTGGAGAACAAGTCAGAATTAACTGAGGACAAGCTTCCAGGGTTAGAAGACATTCTTGGTGAAGTTGTTGGTGCCCGTTTGATTTCCCATGCTGTCAGTCTTACAAATCTAGCTAAGTGCCCTGCTTCTACACTTCAGACCCTTGGTGCCGAAAAAGCACTTTTCAG GGGCTCCTATTTCCAGGTCAATGAACAATGA
- the LOC131231563 gene encoding uncharacterized protein LOC131231563 isoform X3 codes for MVIQAIFLLDTLDQDINSFSLRVREWFSWHFPELAKIVNDNYLYAKVAKSVENKSELTEDKLPGLEDILGEVVGARLISHAVSLTNLAKCPASTLQTLGAEKALFRSMNNEAWNANQYCIQNNIGHLGING; via the exons ATGGTTATTCAGGCCATTTTCCTTCTTGATACTCTTGACCAAGATATTAATTCCTTCTCCTTGAGAGTCAG AGAATGGTTCTCTTGGCACTTCCCTGAACTAGCGAAGATTGTCAATGATAACTATCTCTATGCCAAAGTTGCTAAATCTGTGGAGAACAAGTCAGAATTAACTGAGGACAAGCTTCCAGGGTTAGAAGACATTCTTGGTGAAGTTGTTGGTGCCCGTTTGATTTCCCATGCTGTCAGTCTTACAAATCTAGCTAAGTGCCCTGCTTCTACACTTCAGACCCTTGGTGCCGAAAAAGCACTTTTCAG GTCAATGAACAATGAAGCTTGGAATGCCAATCAATATTGCATACAGAACAACATTGGGCACTTGGGCATCAATGGTTGA